A window of the Cynocephalus volans isolate mCynVol1 chromosome 10, mCynVol1.pri, whole genome shotgun sequence genome harbors these coding sequences:
- the ARHGEF1 gene encoding rho guanine nucleotide exchange factor 1 isoform X1, with protein MEMEDVARGAAPGPPRPGLVPISIIGAEDEDFENELETNSEEQNSQFQSLEQVKRRPAHLMALLQHVALQFEPGPLLCCLHADMLSSLGPKEVKKAFLDFCHSFLEKTAILRVSVPPSVAFELDRTRPELISEDIQRRFVQEVVQSQQAAVSRQLEDFRSKRLMGMTPWEQELAQLEAWVGRDRASYEARERHVAERLLTHLEEMQHTISTDEEKSAAVVNAISLYMRHLGVRTKSGDKKSGRNFFRKKVMGNRRSDEPPKTKKGLSSILDAARWNRGEAQAPDFRHLKGEIDAEKPGSTDRKGGMGVPSRDRNVGAPGQDTPGVSLHPLPGDSPDKEPGFDAPLELGDPPPQGLTSLEPPAPPESTDEGPDTERLSGRLGRSESLRVSDRRRPSRGSLGAKGRGGGRSRSDVDMDPSSATAVLGPARRATPEPGDEGEPGRSVLELEPEEPPGWRELVPPETLHSLPKNQVKRQEVISELLVTEAAHVRMLRVLHDLFYQPMADGGFFPLEELQNIFPSLDELIEVHSLFLDRLMKRRQESGYLIEEIGDVLLARFDGAEGSWFQKISSRFCSRQSFALEQLKAKQRKEPRFCAFVQDAESRPRCRRLQLKDMIPTEMQRLTKYPLLLQSIGQNTEEPAEREKVELAAECCREILHHVNQAVRDMEDLLRLKDYQRRLDLSHLRQSSDPMLSEFKNLDITKKKLVHEGPLTWRVTKDKAVEVHVLLLDDLLLLLQRQDERLLLKSHSRTLTPTPDGKTMLRPVLRLTSAMTREVATDHKAFYVIFTWDQEAQIYELVAQTVSERKNWCALITETAGSLKVPAPASRPNKPSRPSPNSTREPLLSSSENGNSGREMPPADARAERIFSDLLPFCKPGPEGQLAAKALRKVLSLKQLLFPAEEDSGAGPPHHQDRVPAGSPLSSAQTQEIQENLLSLEETIKQLEELEEEFCRLRSLLSQLGGNPVPQPGCT; from the exons CTCTGCTGCCTGCATGCGGACATGCTGAGCTCACTGGGCCCCAAGGAGGTCAAGAAAGCCTTCCTCGACTTCTGCCACAGCTTCCTGGAGAAGACTGCG ATCCTGCGGGTGTCAGTCCCTCCCAGTGTCGCCTTTGAACTTG ACCGTACACGGCCCGAGCTCATCTCCGAGGATATCCAGCGGCGGTTTGTGCAGGAGGTGGTGCAGAGCCAGCAAGCAGCCGTGAGCCGTCAGCTGGAGGACTTCCGCTCCAAGCGGCTTATGGGCATGACGCCCTGGGAGCAGGAGCTGGCCCAACTAGAGGCCTGGGTTGGGCGGGACCGTGCCAGCTACGAAGCCCGGGAGCGGCATGTGGCTGAGCGACTGCTGACCCACCTGGAGGAGATGCA ACATACCATCTCTACTGATGAAGAAAAGAG TGCCGCTGTGGTCAATGCCATCAGCCTGTACATGCGCCACCTTGGGGTGCGGACCAAGAGCGGGGACAAGAAGTCGGGGAGGAACTTCTTCCGGAAAAAG GTGATGGGGAACCGGCGGTCAGATGAGCCTCCCAAGACCAAGAAAGGACTGAGCAGCATCCTGGATGCTGCCCGCTGGAACCGGGGAGAGGCCCAGG CTCCAGATTTTCGACACCTCAAAGGCGAGATTGATG CTGAGAAGCCAGGCAGTACAGATCGGAAGGGAGGAATGGGGGTGCCCTCTCGGGACCGTAATGTAGGGGCTCCTGGGCAAGACACCCCCGGAGTCTCTCTGCATCCTCTGCCTGGCGACAGCCCAGACAAGGAACCAG GTTTTGATGCCCCACTGGAGCTGGGGGACCCACCCCCGCAGGGCCTGACTAGCCTGGAGCCCCCAGCACCCCCAGAGAGCACCGACGAGGGTCCTGATACAGAGAG GCTATCGGGGCGTCTGGGGCGCTCGGAGAGCCTGCGGGTGAGTGACCGCCGCCGGCCTTCCCGGGGCAGCCTCGGGGCTAAGGGCCGGGGTGGGGGCCGCTCCCGGAGCGACGTGGACATGGACCCCAGCTCCGCCACGGCCGTGCTTGGCCCTGCCCGACGAGCCAC CCCGGAGCCTGGAGATGAGGGGGAGCCGGGGCGGTCGGTACTGGAGCTGGAACCAGAAGAGCCTCCCGGCTGGCGGGAACTAGTCCCTCCAGAAACCCTGCACAGCCTGCCCAAGAACCAGGTGAAGCGGCAGGAGGTCATCAGTG AGCTGCTGGTGACAGAGGCAGCCCACGTGCGCATGCTGCGGGTACTACATGACCTCTTCTACCAGCCCATGGCAGATGGGGGCTTCTTCCCACTGGAGGAGCTGCAGAACATCTTCCCCAGCCTGGACGAGCTCATCGAGGTGCATT CCCTATTCCTCGATCGCCTGATGAAGCGGAGACAGGAAAGTGGCTACCTCATTGAGGAAATCGGAGACGTGCTGCTGGCCCGG TTTGATGGTGCCGAGGGCTCCTGGTTCCAGAAAATCTCCTCCCGCTTCTGCAGCCGCCAGTCATTTGCCTTAGAGCAGCTCAAAGCAAAACAGCGCAAGGAACCTCGATTCTGTGCCTTTGTACAG GATGCTGAGAGCCGGCCGCGGTGCCGCCGCCTGCAGCTGAAAGACATGATCCCCACGGAGATGCAGCGTCTAACAAAGTACCCCCTGCTCCTGCAGAGCATCGGGCAGAACACAG AAGAGCCCGCAGAACGGGAGAAAGTAGAGCTAGCAGCCGAGTGCTGCCGGGAAATTCTGCACCACGTGAACCAAGCAGTGCGGGACATGGAGGACCTGCTG CGGCTCAAGGATTATCAGCGGCGCCTGGACTTGTCTCACCTGCGGCAGAGCAGCGACCCCATGCTGAGCGAGTTCAAG AACCTGGACATCACCAAGAAGAAGTTGGTCCATGAGGGCCCGCTGACGTGGCGGGTGACAAAGGACAAGGCTGTGG AGGTCCATGTGCTGCTGCTGGACGACCTGCTACTGCTGCTCCAGCGCCAGGATGAGCGGCTGCTACTCAAGTCACACAGCCGGACGCTGACGCCCACACCCGATGGCAAGACCATGCTGCGGCCTGTGCTGCGGCTCACCTCTGCCATGACCCGCGAGGTGGCCACCG aTCACAAAGCCTTCTACGTCATTTTTACCTGGGACCAGGAGGCTCAGATATACGAGCTGGTGGCGCAGACTGTGTCGGAGCGGAAGAA CTGGTGTGCCCTTATCACCGAGACTGCTGGATCCCTGAAggtccctgcccctgcctcccgcCCTAATAAGCCCAGCCGGCCCAGCCCTAACAG CACCCGAGAACCCCTGCTCAGCAGCTCTGAGAACGGCAACAGCGGCCGAGAGATGCCTCCGGCTGATG CCCGGGCTGAGAGAATCTTCAGTGACCTCCTACCCTTCTGCAAACCAGGCCCTGAGGGCCAGCTGGCTGCCAAGGCCCTTCGGAAAG TGCTGTCCCTGAAGCAGCTCCTGTTTCCTGCGGAGGAAGACAGTGGGGCGGGGCCTCCCCACCACCAGGATAGGGTCCCAGCGGGCAGCCCGCTGAGCTCAGCACAGACCCAGGAAATCCAGGAGAACCTGCTCAGCTTGGAGGAGACCATAAAGCAGCTGGAG GAGTTGGAGGAGGAATTTTGCCGCCTGCGATCCCTCCTTTCTCAGCTTGGGGGGAACCCTGTCCCCCAGCCTGGCTGCACATGA
- the ARHGEF1 gene encoding rho guanine nucleotide exchange factor 1 isoform X2: MEMEDVARGAAPGPPRPGLVPISIIGAEDEDFENELETNSEEQNSQFQSLEQVKRRPAHLMALLQHVALQFEPGPLLCCLHADMLSSLGPKEVKKAFLDFCHSFLEKTAILRVSVPPSVAFELDRTRPELISEDIQRRFVQEVVQSQQAAVSRQLEDFRSKRLMGMTPWEQELAQLEAWVGRDRASYEARERHVAERLLTHLEEMQHTISTDEEKSAAVVNAISLYMRHLGVRTKSGDKKSGRNFFRKKVMGNRRSDEPPKTKKGLSSILDAARWNRGEAQAPDFRHLKGEIDAEKPGSTDRKGGMGVPSRDRNVGAPGQDTPGVSLHPLPGDSPDKEPGFDAPLELGDPPPQGLTSLEPPAPPESTDEGPDTESPEPGDEGEPGRSVLELEPEEPPGWRELVPPETLHSLPKNQVKRQEVISELLVTEAAHVRMLRVLHDLFYQPMADGGFFPLEELQNIFPSLDELIEVHSLFLDRLMKRRQESGYLIEEIGDVLLARFDGAEGSWFQKISSRFCSRQSFALEQLKAKQRKEPRFCAFVQDAESRPRCRRLQLKDMIPTEMQRLTKYPLLLQSIGQNTEEPAEREKVELAAECCREILHHVNQAVRDMEDLLRLKDYQRRLDLSHLRQSSDPMLSEFKNLDITKKKLVHEGPLTWRVTKDKAVEVHVLLLDDLLLLLQRQDERLLLKSHSRTLTPTPDGKTMLRPVLRLTSAMTREVATDHKAFYVIFTWDQEAQIYELVAQTVSERKNWCALITETAGSLKVPAPASRPNKPSRPSPNSTREPLLSSSENGNSGREMPPADARAERIFSDLLPFCKPGPEGQLAAKALRKVLSLKQLLFPAEEDSGAGPPHHQDRVPAGSPLSSAQTQEIQENLLSLEETIKQLEELEEEFCRLRSLLSQLGGNPVPQPGCT, from the exons CTCTGCTGCCTGCATGCGGACATGCTGAGCTCACTGGGCCCCAAGGAGGTCAAGAAAGCCTTCCTCGACTTCTGCCACAGCTTCCTGGAGAAGACTGCG ATCCTGCGGGTGTCAGTCCCTCCCAGTGTCGCCTTTGAACTTG ACCGTACACGGCCCGAGCTCATCTCCGAGGATATCCAGCGGCGGTTTGTGCAGGAGGTGGTGCAGAGCCAGCAAGCAGCCGTGAGCCGTCAGCTGGAGGACTTCCGCTCCAAGCGGCTTATGGGCATGACGCCCTGGGAGCAGGAGCTGGCCCAACTAGAGGCCTGGGTTGGGCGGGACCGTGCCAGCTACGAAGCCCGGGAGCGGCATGTGGCTGAGCGACTGCTGACCCACCTGGAGGAGATGCA ACATACCATCTCTACTGATGAAGAAAAGAG TGCCGCTGTGGTCAATGCCATCAGCCTGTACATGCGCCACCTTGGGGTGCGGACCAAGAGCGGGGACAAGAAGTCGGGGAGGAACTTCTTCCGGAAAAAG GTGATGGGGAACCGGCGGTCAGATGAGCCTCCCAAGACCAAGAAAGGACTGAGCAGCATCCTGGATGCTGCCCGCTGGAACCGGGGAGAGGCCCAGG CTCCAGATTTTCGACACCTCAAAGGCGAGATTGATG CTGAGAAGCCAGGCAGTACAGATCGGAAGGGAGGAATGGGGGTGCCCTCTCGGGACCGTAATGTAGGGGCTCCTGGGCAAGACACCCCCGGAGTCTCTCTGCATCCTCTGCCTGGCGACAGCCCAGACAAGGAACCAG GTTTTGATGCCCCACTGGAGCTGGGGGACCCACCCCCGCAGGGCCTGACTAGCCTGGAGCCCCCAGCACCCCCAGAGAGCACCGACGAGGGTCCTGATACAGAGAG CCCGGAGCCTGGAGATGAGGGGGAGCCGGGGCGGTCGGTACTGGAGCTGGAACCAGAAGAGCCTCCCGGCTGGCGGGAACTAGTCCCTCCAGAAACCCTGCACAGCCTGCCCAAGAACCAGGTGAAGCGGCAGGAGGTCATCAGTG AGCTGCTGGTGACAGAGGCAGCCCACGTGCGCATGCTGCGGGTACTACATGACCTCTTCTACCAGCCCATGGCAGATGGGGGCTTCTTCCCACTGGAGGAGCTGCAGAACATCTTCCCCAGCCTGGACGAGCTCATCGAGGTGCATT CCCTATTCCTCGATCGCCTGATGAAGCGGAGACAGGAAAGTGGCTACCTCATTGAGGAAATCGGAGACGTGCTGCTGGCCCGG TTTGATGGTGCCGAGGGCTCCTGGTTCCAGAAAATCTCCTCCCGCTTCTGCAGCCGCCAGTCATTTGCCTTAGAGCAGCTCAAAGCAAAACAGCGCAAGGAACCTCGATTCTGTGCCTTTGTACAG GATGCTGAGAGCCGGCCGCGGTGCCGCCGCCTGCAGCTGAAAGACATGATCCCCACGGAGATGCAGCGTCTAACAAAGTACCCCCTGCTCCTGCAGAGCATCGGGCAGAACACAG AAGAGCCCGCAGAACGGGAGAAAGTAGAGCTAGCAGCCGAGTGCTGCCGGGAAATTCTGCACCACGTGAACCAAGCAGTGCGGGACATGGAGGACCTGCTG CGGCTCAAGGATTATCAGCGGCGCCTGGACTTGTCTCACCTGCGGCAGAGCAGCGACCCCATGCTGAGCGAGTTCAAG AACCTGGACATCACCAAGAAGAAGTTGGTCCATGAGGGCCCGCTGACGTGGCGGGTGACAAAGGACAAGGCTGTGG AGGTCCATGTGCTGCTGCTGGACGACCTGCTACTGCTGCTCCAGCGCCAGGATGAGCGGCTGCTACTCAAGTCACACAGCCGGACGCTGACGCCCACACCCGATGGCAAGACCATGCTGCGGCCTGTGCTGCGGCTCACCTCTGCCATGACCCGCGAGGTGGCCACCG aTCACAAAGCCTTCTACGTCATTTTTACCTGGGACCAGGAGGCTCAGATATACGAGCTGGTGGCGCAGACTGTGTCGGAGCGGAAGAA CTGGTGTGCCCTTATCACCGAGACTGCTGGATCCCTGAAggtccctgcccctgcctcccgcCCTAATAAGCCCAGCCGGCCCAGCCCTAACAG CACCCGAGAACCCCTGCTCAGCAGCTCTGAGAACGGCAACAGCGGCCGAGAGATGCCTCCGGCTGATG CCCGGGCTGAGAGAATCTTCAGTGACCTCCTACCCTTCTGCAAACCAGGCCCTGAGGGCCAGCTGGCTGCCAAGGCCCTTCGGAAAG TGCTGTCCCTGAAGCAGCTCCTGTTTCCTGCGGAGGAAGACAGTGGGGCGGGGCCTCCCCACCACCAGGATAGGGTCCCAGCGGGCAGCCCGCTGAGCTCAGCACAGACCCAGGAAATCCAGGAGAACCTGCTCAGCTTGGAGGAGACCATAAAGCAGCTGGAG GAGTTGGAGGAGGAATTTTGCCGCCTGCGATCCCTCCTTTCTCAGCTTGGGGGGAACCCTGTCCCCCAGCCTGGCTGCACATGA
- the ERFL gene encoding ETS domain-containing transcription factor ERF-like: protein MDCSCVSDLLFAPPALPALWTPGFAFPDWAYKPESSPGSRQIQLWHFILELLQKEEYQGVIAWQGDYGEFVIKDPDEVARLWGIRKCKPHMNYDKLSRALRYYYNKRILHKTKGKRFTYKFNFSKVVLVNYPLLDVAAAATGSPLLLTPGPFGGTPGPDAPPLTPETLQTLFSAPRLGEPGARTPLFTPETDKLRLDSPFSFLGSGATGYSKPPGLLGPYGRTFPEYPWNFNPYLTGPFPKLPPSLYPPHFYPNPLASSLGHLPSAGAGGGHTAAPLLAATAESLGPERPVGLAAAPRLALPGAGGPEVALGGKEDSDSELEITDVSGCSSDSEGDEGLPVPPKAKAGKGGTGS from the exons ATGGACTGTAGCTGCGTCTCCGACCTTCTCTTCGCCCCGCCCGCTCTGCCGGCTCTCTGGACCCCCG GGTTTGCCTTCCCGGATTGGGCCTACAAGCCGGAATCATCCCCTGGCTCGAGGCAGATCCAGCTGTGGCACTTTATCCTGGAGCTGCTGCAGAAGGAGGAGTACCAGGGCGTCATCGCCTGGCAGGGGGACTACGGGGAATTCGTCATCAAGGACCCAGATGAAGTGGCCCGGCTCTGGGGCATCCGCAAGTGCAAGCCCCACATGAATTACGACAAGCTGAGCCGGGCCCTGCg TTACTACTACAACAAGCGGATTCTCCACAAGACCAAAGGAAAGAGGTTCACCTACAAGTTCAACTTCAGCAAAGTCGTGCTTGTCAACTACCCACTGCTGGATGTGGCGGCAGCTGCCACTGGCTCCCCACTCTTGCTGACCCCCGGTCCCTTTGGGGGGACCCCTGGGCCAGATGCTCCTCCCCTCACCCCTGAG ACCCTGCAGACCCTATTCTCTGCCCCACGCCTGGGAGAGCCGGGGGCCCGGACGCCCCTGTTCACCCCTGAGACAGACAAACTGCGTCTGGACAGCCCTTTCTCATTCCTGGGCTCTG GTGCCACCGGTTATTCCAAGCCCCCTGGCCTGCTGGGTCCTTACGGCCGCACCTTCCCTGAGTACCCATGGAACTTTAACCCGTACCTCACAGGTCCCTTCCCTAAACTGCCCCCTTCTCTGTACCCCCCACACTTCTACCCCAACCCCCTGGCCAGTTCTCTGGGTCACCTGCCCTcagcaggggcaggaggaggccaCACAGCTGCGCCCCTGCTGGCTGCAACAGCAGAGAGCCTAGGCCCTGAGCGTCCTGTGGGCCTGGCAGCAGCTCCTCGTCTAgcgctgccaggggctgggggcccaGAGGTCGCGCTGGGTGGGAAGGAGGACAGTGACTCGGAGCTGGAGATTACTGATGTCAGTGGCTGTAGCTCTGACAGTGAGGGTGACGAGGGCCTCCCAGTGCCCCCCAAGGCCAAGGCAGGAAAAGGGGGCACCGGCAGTTGA